From Coffea arabica cultivar ET-39 chromosome 2e, Coffea Arabica ET-39 HiFi, whole genome shotgun sequence, the proteins below share one genomic window:
- the LOC113732471 gene encoding cytochrome P450 87A3-like: MLFACAIIALIIVLFSHWVYRWRNPKCNGVLPPGSMGLPIIGETIQYFTPYASDDIPPFVQKRAAKYGPIFRTSMVGQPVVVSTDADFNFRVFQQEGNAFQIWYTESLFQIIGKQSVLAHHGGFHKYLKSLTFKLVSPEALREKLIYEMDASTQESLSSWSKLGKLDAKDGTSELVFKYAAKKMLGYEESKDQQKLRDSYKAFMDGLISFPLNIPGTPFHACLQGRKKAMKVIKDIFERKRSGNDTSKDFVDHLLEQIKKEDTFLNEEIARDLVFLFLFAAHETTSTALTVALRYLDGHPRVMAELKREHENILKMRETEGSAVSWKEYKSMTFTHMVINETLRLANITPGILRKVVKEVEVKGYTIPAGWTVMVCPSCVHLDPNVYANPHEFNPWRWEGKELHMGSKNFMAFAGGTRLCVGADYAKVQMSIFLHYLVTKYTWRVTNGAERIRTPTGIRYPKGLHMEISENK, translated from the exons ATGTTGTTTGCTTGTGCTATTATTGCTCTCATTATTGTGCTTTTCAGCCACTGGGTATACAGGTGGAGAAACCCCAAGTGTAACGGGGTATTACCACCAGGTTCGATGGGACTGCCAATTATAGGAGAAACAATTCAGTACTTCACCCCTTATGCATCAGATGATATTCCACCATTCGTACAAAAAAGAGCGGCTAA GTACGGGCCAATTTTTCGCACGAGCATGGTTGGGCAGCCAGTCGTTGTATCAACTGATGCTGACTTCAACTTCCGCGTCTTCCAGCAAGAAGGTAATGCTTTCCAAATTTGGTATACTGAGAGTCTCTTCCAGATAATTGGGAAACAAAGTGTACTTGCCCATCATGGAGGCTTCCACAAGTACCTCAAGAGCTTAACGTTCAAGCTTGTTAGCCCCGAAGCCTTAAGAGAGAAGCTAATATATGAAATGGATGCCAGCACTCAAGAATCTCTAAGTTCTTGGAGTAAACTTGGAAAATTAGATGCTAAAGATGGAACATCAGAG TTGGTATTTAAATATGCTGCCAAGAAGATGCTTGGCTATGAAGAAAGCAAGGATCAGCAAAAATTGAGAGACAGTTATAAGGCATTCATGGATGGCTTGATCTCATTTCCTCTCAACATCCCTGGAACACCGTTCCATGCTTGCTTACAA GGACGTAAGAAAGCAATGAAGGTCATCAAGGACATCTTTGAGAGGAAGCGCTCGGGCAATGACACTTCGAAAGACTTTGTGGACCATTTACTTGAGCAAATAAAGAAAGAAGACACTTTTTTGAACGAAGAAATTGCGAGGGACCTGGTATTTTTGTTTCTATTTGCTGCCCATGAAACGACTTCAACAGCTTTGACTGTGGCCTTGAGGTATCTAGATGGCCATCCACGTGTTATGGCTGAACTAAAG AGAGAGCATGAAAATATTCTTAAAATGCGAGAAACGGAAGGTTCTGCTGTTTCTTGGAAAGAGTACAAGTCTATGACTTTCACACACATG GTTATAAATGAAACACTTAGGCTTGCAAATATTACTCCTGGGATTTTGCGCAAAGTTGTCAAGGAAGTTGAAGTAAAAG GGTATACAATTCCTGCTGGCTGGACGGTAATGGTTTGTCCATCATGTGTTCATTTGGATCCTAATGTATATGCAAACCCCCATGAATTTAACCCATGGCGATGGGAG GGCAAAGAATTACACATGGGATCAAAAAATTTCATGGCATTTGCTGGTGGTACGAGGCTTTGCGTTGGTGCTGACTATGCAAAGGTGCAGATGTCAATTTTTCTGCATTACTTGGTCACAAAATACAC CTGGAGAGTTACCAACGGAGCAGAGAGAATCCGGACACCTACTGGTATTCGTTACCCCAAGGGATTGCACATGGAGATTTCAGAGAACAAATAG